The following is a genomic window from Malus sylvestris chromosome 12, drMalSylv7.2, whole genome shotgun sequence.
GAAAGTAACTAATCACATTACGTGATTTATttgttcaaattttcttttgaaatgtATGCATGTATGATTATTTCCCTAACTGATATTTTTTGAGCATTGAGACGCGCAATTAGCACATAGCACTTGccaaaaaagaagaaaccaaGCATGCGATTGTGCGACCATGTAAATATGTTGGGGGATTTGAGAGTGACGTTTACACTTTACAGGCATTTGAGCTCTAGGGTGTTTTTCCCTCCTCATTTTATGGcaatataaaattttcctttttagtGAAAGAAAACTTGGATAGGCTCTCATCTCCTTTATGTAACTGTTTAAACCATCTTTGACCCAGAACACAAAAATAGTTTAAACCATCCATTTGATAAGCTTTTTAGGCATTCGGAACCAGATCAATAACTTaaccaaataattatttttctggctttatgtaaaaaaaaataaaaaatggtacAACAGATCtgtcatatatacatatatatatatataggccttTTATGCAAAGGaatctccatttttttcaaaaaaaatggagattagGTGTGGCGGGTCACTCCACGTtgaacttcaacgatccgaactgtctattttgtaagtctcaattcatagatcatcctggcaaaaatttaattcaatctgAAATCATTTGCCTTcctaattatcaagataaaatttcattgtttcttatataacaaaacattcgttaatttatttgaatccaATTAGATGTGTTAAATAttttcgatttggctaatattttgtaatgatgatctatgaggtgcaacttaaaaaatagatggttcggataagacggttcggatcgttaaaattcaatgtGATGTAGACCCCACAACTAatctcatttttattaaaaaatgggATCCCTTCTCTTAaaagctttatatatatatatatatatatatatatatatatatatatatatatcttttctcttttatttgagatatctttatttaattaattgacAGACTTGCGAGCAAAATGTTGATGAAGACAGTTTATATCCATGGACTCACATCTTTGTGTGCATTCAACCTATTGCTTCTTGAACGGTCCTGAGTGATCAACATCGGACTCATATGATAAaaaaagggatgtgatatccacacatcccattttacttctcacacaccttttaaaTTTTCGgctgtcggatcggatgaattgaagaagatcaacggacagaaattatcaaggggtgtgtgagaagtaaaatagagtgtgtggatagcacacccctaaaaatATTTTGATCCAAAAAGAACACATatgacaaaatattattaataaagAGGTGGTTTGTGTTTCTTTTCGGTGATTCATTTATGTGTCCTGGAAAATAGCCGATCTGGTCAGTTCAGAGCACAGGCTTCATGTGGTATTTCTAAAGTTCTGGTCTTTGTTGTAATTATTCTGTAAATTTTGACCCCACAAAGCAAAAAATATTCTAGATTTCACTTGATGTTCTAGATCTGCTCAGTCAGACTCATTATGTTTATTCTTTGTAAAGATCTGAAAACCCAGTTAAACTGCAGCATCACCATAAATACATAATGTTAGATATGAAATACATGTTGATGTGTGGTGTTATTAGTTGATATTCCGTTTGTAGAGTAtattaatgtaaaaacaaaaagaatacaCGTATTATCATTTAAATGGAATAGTAAATATACGTGACAATATTTTAAATACGTTGAAAATCTAGTCGTTGATGTTTTATTACGGTCACTGacattttaattgttttacCTTTTTTCTTAAATTCCATGGCTGCCCACAAACGAAATAACACCAAAAGACCCCAATGGTGAGTTCTTCATACCTCCCAACTTGAAATTTCGCAACCCTTTTATTCAATTAACAATTgttattttgattaatttcttaatttgtCCAGGACCCATGTATTTTGGTGGTCTGTACCACTTGTTCTATCAGTACAATCCTGAAGGGGCTGTGTGGGGCAACATTGTTTGGGCCCATTCAGTGTCCAAGGACCTCATCAATTGGGAAGCTCTTGAGCCAGCCATATACCCATCCAAGCCCTTTGACGTAAATGGGTGTTGGTCCGGATCCGCCACTATTCTACCGGGTAACAAGCCCATTATGCTATACACCGGCGTCGACTCCCAAAACCGGCAAGTCCAAAACTATGCTATCCCGAAAAATGCGTCGGACCCCTATCTCCGTAAATGGATTAAGCCCGATAACAACCCGCTTGTGATTCCGGACACAGGTATCAACGCCACTGCGTTCCGAGACCCGACAACGGCTTGGTGGGGAAATGGACATTGGAAGATGTTGGTGGGAGGCAAAAGGAAGCACAGAGGAATGGCCCATTTGTATAGGAGCAAGGATTTTGTGCATTGGGTGAAGGCCCATCATCCTCTCCACTCTGCTCCCCAAACGGGTATGTGGGAGTGCCCCGATTTTTACCCGGTTCCATTGGTTGGAAAATTAGGGTTGGACACATCAAAAGTTGGTGGAGATGTGAAACATGTGTTGAAAGTGAGCCTTGATGAGACTAGGTATGAGTACTACACAGTTGGAAAATATTTTCCTGAGAAGGATACGTATGTTCCTGATAAAGAATTGGTGGATGGCTGGAGTGGATTGAGATATGACTATGGTAACTTTTATGCATCCAAAACTTTCTTTGATCCTGCAAAGAAGAGGAGAATTCTGTGGGGTTGGGCTAATGAATCTGATACAGCTAGCAATGATGTTGCTAAGGGATGGGCCGGAATTCAGGTAATGGTTGCATAAACAAATATTTATATCGATTACATTGTTGATCATATTTACTAATCACATTGttgattgttttcttttattaaaGTTGAAACGTACTCAAGTGATTTCACCTATGTAAGAGGTCTCGTCAGCAATGTGATTAGTAAATATGTCAGGCCTCTCGTTGATTTTGATTGTTAAAGGGTTTGCTTTTGTCAAGCAATATGTGCAAGTATTGAGATCTTTTGTTTGGGTTTACTTGTACAGACAATTCCAAGGGATGTGTGGCTTAGTCCTGATGGTAAACAATTGCTACAATGGCCTGTTGTAGAATTAGAAACTTTACGAGGGAAAAAGGTGGGCATCAACAATCAAATTCTCCAACAGGGATCTCATGTTGAAGTCAAAGGACTAACTGCTGCTCAGgtctagaattttttttattttttatttttataatttgtgCAACTCGTTTTTTTAACATGTTGATGAATCCTCTTGCAGGCTGATGTTGAAGTTATTTTCTCACTTCCGAGTTTGGCCAAGGCTGAAGAATTTAACCCTAGCTGGAGTAACCTTGATGCCCAAACACTCTGTGGTAAAAAGGGTTCAAAAATCCAAGGTGGAATTGGTCCTTTTGGACTCTTGACATTAGCTTCAGAAAACCTAGAGGAATTCACTCCTGTCTTCTTTAGGGTTTTCAAAGCTAAAGGCAGACACGTAGTTCTCATGTGCTCTGATGCAACAAGGTATGTGTCATTGATTTGCCCAAGTTCTTTCTCATTTTGGTTACAAAGGAGTGTTTTCGAACCATGTATCTCTAGCCTACTTCTGCTCATCACCCTAACCACTCTTATTAACTGGCTAACCCCACTAGCTTTTTGTTTAGGCACTATCTAACGACCATGCAATTCTTAACTTGGTCCTTTTTTGTTGGGAAACATTGTGATTAATTTTTGGtattgtttttccatttttgttTGGGACAGTTCATCTTTGCAGGACAACCTGTACAGACCATCATTTGCTGGCTTTGTAGATGTAGATTTATCTCACTCTAAGCAGCTTTCCCTCAGGAGTTTGGTAAGTACCTAATTGGAATAATTTCTTTTACAATCTGTaactcttttatttatttaatcaaatGGATATAATTAATACTAattattgtttttcattttggtctttAACTACAGATTGATCATTCTGTTGTTGAAAGTTACGGAGCTGGAGGGAAAACATGCATCACATCTAGGGTTTACCCGACTCTAGCGGTAAACAACGGTGCTCACTTGTATGTGTTCAACAATGGGACTCAGCCTGTTACTGCGGAGAGTCTCAATGCATGGAGTATGAATGCTCCTACGATGAACAAGCAGATTTAGGGTGTAGAGAGAAGAGAATATGATTAGAATATTGTAAATGCTTTGTTTAAATAATGTAGTCTGAGAGCTAGGGAATAATGAAGGATCTATCAGTCATGGAGTTGCTGTCGCTGATGCTTTAGGTTTTACTGGTACTTGTAGacattttatcataaaaaataattttatatttaattaaagtGCACACCTTCTATCAAATGTCCTCAAATTAAGAAATTAAGGATATAGAGAAGAGATTTAGCCTAAATGTCAGAGTGCCTAATTAAGGTGATAGTTTGGATTGAAAGCCAGACTGATTATTTTAAGACAGTATAGGAGGTTTTGTGAACTTGTAATCCAATGTGCGACGCAACTAATTAATCTACATCGATAACTCGTTCTTGTTGCTCCTGTAATGGTTCTGTGCATTCCAATTCTTCATCATTATCTGCAATTTCAACATCACTCCCTTCATCTTCATACATTTCATTTGAGACTGAAATGGGCAAATTCCTCTTAGCACATTATTTCCAGTCCTAACAAGAGTTCTCATCAAAGATTACATCTCTAGAGATAACGATCTTATTAGTTTTAGGATTGAACAACCTGTAACCCTTCTCACAGGTTCCATAACCAAGAAAAATGCATTTAACACTTGTGGGTGGGTTTGTTTCCCACTCAAAATTAACAGGAGAGCCCACCCTTTAAGTCCTTATACATTCCTCACATTTGGGGTTTTCTTTAGGTATCGGGCGAgtcccttaattttaattaaagagAGAAACCTCTAGTACAACAAACCCCATTACTAGGGGCACTTGGAATCGAAACACAAACCAAACTAAAATGCACGAAACGGTTCGATTTTTGCGGTTTTAAAATAGTTTTTGTTTGAAACCAAACCTCAAGAACATTTAAAAACTGCACTGAACCAAACCGCAccagaaaaattaaatgaatATTTAATCTATTATCAAAGATAATTTATATTGTAAGCTTTctttactttattgtttcaatGTGTTTTGTTACTTCTGTAGTTTTTAAAAGTTTATAACAACTAATGTAATTTATATTGTTTGTGTATTTATATTGTGTAGAGTTAACCAATTTGAATTCAATTACCTCTTATACTCTTAATCCACAACCAcaacaacaagctccaagaCAATCTCAAGCTTCTAGCTCATAATATTTATTGACTTCTCATCCATCAGTTTCACTTTCACAGGTTCCAAGGTTTTCCCATGTATCGCATTCAACCTTCAAATAGTAAGTGTCCAagaggaaaaagagagagaaagggttgaTGGATGCAAAGTAGTGACTTAAAAGTTAAAGCACCAAAACCTCATTGTTGAATTGTGtgaacaattttatttatttatgggtaGTACTACTGATGTCATAAGGCATGTTAATGTTGAAGTTGTTTTAGCTTTAGTTTAGTATGGTAAACTTAACTTTTTCAATTGGGTTGTACTACAGTAGTGCCCTAAAgcattttgatgaattttatttcaatttgaatTTTAGTGTGGTGATCataatttttctttcaattggGCTGTATTGATGGTATAAagcatttagtttgcaaatggTTTGAAACTGAATTGAACCACAACCAAATGGTTTTGGttctatttattttcaaatttcaaaagtgcACTGCAAAAAATTTGGTCTCAATTTTGGTCTCACTCAAAACTGCACCAAACTAAACCTAGCACACCTTTACCCATTACAATTAAACGGAAAAGAACTTCTAGAAATAGTGGATTAAAACCTATCCCCAATATGTGTCATGTATCTAGTGACCAACACTAGTAATGGCATCGGGAATAAAATTTGCTTTGCGAAGGACACCAAaccaacaaataaaagaaaaagaactaGCTAGAGATCTGATGTAGTCAAAGATTGTCCTTAGCCACCAAGGAGTACTACACTTGTTCAAAATAACATCAATGATAAGGTTGGAATCTCCTTCAACATACAACTTCTTAAAACCCTTGACATTTTCAGTTCTCAAAGCATCACGCAAAGCAAGAGCTTCAACAACAGAAATGATACATTCTTCGAGATTGCGGGTACCAGCCACAGTAGGTGAACCATTAGAATCTCTTATGACAAACCAGCAACAGCCTGAGAACCCACCAAAGAGccaacaaaattaatttctaTTTTAGGAGCATGGGGGTGGCCTCCACTTGATACTTTGAGATAAACCATGAGTTTCATTATGGGTATGAATTAATCTTATGTTTTATTGGCATGGTATACTGTCTGCCAACTATAGTAGCAACCATAGGGACCCTGGCAGGATGAACCTTGCAAATACAGAAAACAAGATTATTCATCATTTCACACTTACCAAAAAGTTAGAAGAGCCTTGCTAAAAGATAGAAAGCTCAAACTCATCTTTTGCATTTAGCTGGGATAGTCAGGAAATCAAATCTGAATTAGAATTCACATGAGTTCGGCCATTTGTGATCCTCCAGACATTATGAGAGATTGCAATCAACAAAGagatgttgatcttcttcatcaCTGTTACAAACAAGGCAAATAAAGTTAGTATTAGGAAAAAAACTATGCAATCTCTTTCTTGTTTGTAATCTGCCTCAAATTGTTGAGAATATATTAATCCCACATTGATGAAATAAGGGATCTTGAATGTGCTGATAAGTAGTTGGGCTATtccccatattgtcaattggttttacagtggaaccccaactttcttcatgataACAAAGCAGGTTGTCTCACATGTAAAGCCCAAAGGCCTCAAGTGTTCCACATCACTCGAGTTGTGTTGTTAATGTGTAAGACTTGAAAGTTCGCCACACGTGGGagtgtgttgagaatgaatctcatatTGGTGAGAGAAAAGACATTTCaggtgcttataagtaattaggctactccccatattgtcaattaattttaggataGTTTTGATATAGGCAcctctttttttaatttcttggaTTAAACATCTGCttcttttaataatttaattaaacattCTTCCTACAATTAAGGTGCCATTTATTTTATAAGGCCCCGTTTGGCACACCATATAAGACATCGGATAGTACTAATAATACGGAGTACGGTGTTTGGTGTCCAATTGTATTAAATAGCCACCGGATTAAACAATCCGGTCCCACCTACTTTATACGGTAAACACCCGCTTGTTTATCCTCTCCAAAACCACGGGACAGTTTAGTCAGGTCCTTCCTTTCCAGACGCAGCCGTGTCTCTGCTCCAGCATAGCCGTCCATCCAAACGGTGATGATGTTGCCTCCCACCTGGTCCTTAGCCTCCGTGACTATGATAATTGGAACGGCGTCGCCGTGCTTGGTAGCCAGCACCTGAGCGATGCAGAGCCCACTGATTCCACCGCCCACCACCACGCAGTCAACAGAGGTGaacatcttcttcttcgtttccCATCCCTTTGTTATTCCCCCTTTTTCCCACAAATCCCAAAACCCAATTCCTTTGCCGACGAACCTACAAAGcagaaactaaaaaaaaaacgatggaatttgaagaaaaagaagaagaatatggggaagaaagagaaggattGGGAAATTCAaagatttgaagaagaagaagaagaatatagggaagaaagaagaagaaaaacccGGTTGTAGCTAAATGGTTATGGTTCGCTGAATTCAAAATAATACTAAATCATTGTACTAAATGGTTATGGTTCAAATTCCAtcgtattcttcttcttcttcctcctcagtTCTTCCAGCGAACCCAGTCCTCCTCAATACTTTTGCTGGGCTGATTTGTagctaaaaaaaaagagaaggattCGGAAAAAACCGATGAGAATTTGAAAGGTGGGTTTTGCTGGGTTTCTTGTTGCTGCCTTTGTTTAGTGGGGTTTCGTTCAGGGAGCAgacggggaagaagaagaaaggatagAGAGGGAGGGATTTTGGGGGGTTTGCGGTGGAGAGATCTGGGAACAAAAGAGAGGATTTccgtttctttttttaattttattttaagtttgattcctCTTATCCAGTATAATATCAAACACTATATAAATAATACGATTATTAGTCCGATattgcaccaaacgcccgactaatttagtcagtactatccgatggctatttatcctatccgacagaaatagtcagtacagtccgagctgccaaacgaggcctaagcAACATCCTTTTAATGCCATATTACACGATTTGCCATTATGATGtacctttaattaattaataattatcatGTTAATATCCCAAATCTCCTAAAATGTAGtagattagtttttaaaatctTAACACATCAAACCTGATCCAATTATGCTTCTAACGTGCGTTTTATTCCTAACTTCATATCATACAAGTAACTAACGTTCTATCTTCTTCTACAACCATTAGCAATTTTTTCATGTCACTGCTTTCCTCGATTGGCGGATCAAACCCTCTTTCGTTCTCCCTTGTTGGTCATATTCATTTCCTTCATATTTCATTTTATGTACACCTCTTTCTAAGTATCCATATCAAAGGGTatgctttttgtttttgcacACTTTTTACCCATCTTTCCATCTTTTTCACGTAACATGGTACATTTGGGAAATAGAATTTAGTGGTACATTTTCTTTTAAAGGATAAGTTGGTACGTTTCAAACCGATATATTGGTATGTTTTAAGTTAGAATGGGTATGTTTTAATTTAGCATCGGTACGTTTCAAGTTGTTATTGGTACGTTTCAAATTGACCTGAATACGtttcaaattgatttcaatttaaaattcaCATTTATATATGGGTACGTTTCAATTTAGCATTGGTACGTTTCAAGTTGTTATTGAACGTTTCAAGGTGAAATGGATACGTTTCAAGTTGTTATTGGTATGTTTCAAATTAACCTGAATACGtttcaaattgatttcaatttaaaattcaCATTTATATATCTCATGCCGAATAGCACTAATCTCAGTCCAAAGACTCCAAACTCATCCTTTTTATCAACAACTtttatatttcaataataattttatgaTGTGAACGAGCCAACAAAAATGGTATAAACCCTGACgccaaaaaatatttcaaaattcaaagtttATAGATAATATTGGTGATTTAGTTAATAGCCATTAATAATATCCCTAAAAAAAGGTATAAATCCCGACAACCCAAAAAAATTCCCCTTATCAACTAAAAGGATAAAGTGGGAAATCAACAtataacatttttattttaaaaaataaactaatgacacgtaaataaaataaatttaaaaatgattagGTGGACCCTAGTTAAAGTGTcttaatcaaatttttaaaagaaacaaatgtttaataaaaattatgtaaaaaaagAATGGGGATTCTAATTTTCCCttaattttatggtggaaccccaacTTTCTTGACGAATGAGGAACGAACTAAGCATTTCTATATTTTACAGAAAGTTTCTACATTCTATTTAATAACACTATAGATAGATGTGTCATTTGTTTCTCAGTTTGCAACCAGGTGACCGATTTAACACAGAACTCACCATTAACAATGGACGCCTTATAAATTCATCACGTCTTTCCTGTAACGGTAGCAAGATACTGCATATTCTGCGGAGTCCCTGTATAATAAGACTTTGTTCCTACCAATGTTCTCAATAACATAACTAACTCTTATGTTGGCGAGTTCCTATTTATTTAAACACTTTGAGAACTTGTATTCCGATGCATTGAGAGCTCTTTGTGCCTATATACAGAGACTACGATTGTGAGAACTTCAAATGGAGTTCTTATTGGAGATACTCTTagaataaagaagataaaacgAAGAACGAGATCAACAACATATGGCAGGAAACGAAAGGGTTGGCTATTCgacatataattatataaaatattttcCCATTGTAATTTAATGGAGAGGTCGGCAATACACAGCAGCAGAAGTCGACATACTAAGAAACAATGATAAGAGCGTCTGGGACAAAGACACCTAGTCACGGAAATGAGAAGAGCTGGTGTCtggagaaaacaagaaatctgTGTCGTTGGAATTGGAATTGGTCAATAAATGGGCCAAAATAAGTTACCagttgaaaaaatatataaatatatatagctcAATGAAATAATcacaatattaaaattatgattaatatgtatgtatttctGAAATACAGGTGTTCACATCTGAATACGTTgactccttcttccttccaaTTCTTGCATGTCCCGTAGCAAAACCTATAACAACGAGTTTATAACCTATAACAAGCTAAAGAAAGAGTCAAAATATCCACATCAATAATAACagtataaaaaaaacaacattaGTTATG
Proteins encoded in this region:
- the LOC126593994 gene encoding beta-fructofuranosidase, insoluble isoenzyme 1-like, whose protein sequence is MYFGGLYHLFYQYNPEGAVWGNIVWAHSVSKDLINWEALEPAIYPSKPFDVNGCWSGSATILPGNKPIMLYTGVDSQNRQVQNYAIPKNASDPYLRKWIKPDNNPLVIPDTGINATAFRDPTTAWWGNGHWKMLVGGKRKHRGMAHLYRSKDFVHWVKAHHPLHSAPQTGMWECPDFYPVPLVGKLGLDTSKVGGDVKHVLKVSLDETRYEYYTVGKYFPEKDTYVPDKELVDGWSGLRYDYGNFYASKTFFDPAKKRRILWGWANESDTASNDVAKGWAGIQTIPRDVWLSPDGKQLLQWPVVELETLRGKKVGINNQILQQGSHVEVKGLTAAQADVEVIFSLPSLAKAEEFNPSWSNLDAQTLCGKKGSKIQGGIGPFGLLTLASENLEEFTPVFFRVFKAKGRHVVLMCSDATSSSLQDNLYRPSFAGFVDVDLSHSKQLSLRSLIDHSVVESYGAGGKTCITSRVYPTLAVNNGAHLYVFNNGTQPVTAESLNAWSMNAPTMNKQI